From Leptospira langatensis, the proteins below share one genomic window:
- a CDS encoding response regulator: MKGGVAPSGRPYQVIIAENSKFQAKQLAQILESEGYEVVGFAETGKELLNMYKDNRKVDLITLDLHLPVLDGFAAFYEMKDMGVLPRVIVITDENTPAVIKNLTDGGVMDYIVKPIKREKVLEKANATVRKAIKV, translated from the coding sequence ATGAAAGGCGGAGTAGCTCCTTCCGGAAGACCGTATCAGGTAATCATTGCGGAAAATTCCAAATTCCAAGCCAAGCAATTGGCGCAGATCTTGGAATCCGAAGGTTACGAAGTAGTCGGATTTGCCGAAACTGGTAAAGAACTTCTGAACATGTATAAGGACAATCGCAAGGTAGATCTGATTACCTTGGATCTTCATCTTCCTGTCCTAGACGGATTTGCTGCATTCTATGAAATGAAGGATATGGGAGTTCTTCCAAGAGTGATCGTGATCACTGACGAGAACACTCCTGCAGTGATCAAGAACCTGACCGACGGTGGAGTCATGGATTATATCGTGAAGCCCATCAAACGAGAGAAGGTTTTAGAAAAAGCAAACGCTACCGTTCGCAAGGCAATTAAGGTATAA
- the mutS gene encoding DNA mismatch repair protein MutS, translated as MPKEAQTTENNTPDLTEALDTPMMRQYLEIKAKFPDSILFFRMGDFYEMFLEDAKIASSILDIALTKRQNSVPMCGIPFHSKDGYISKLLSAGKKIAVCEQSRPEDGNTKLMTRDVVRIITPGTVIEEHLLSGFQNNYLCAIVPKAALIFVGMADVSTGEALHFAVPISKTEVLESELVKFRPSEICVFSKDLEKIRSWQNFGERPLTVLDEAKLNTDQAKDPFQIVTKCLEYYIRENYRDGTLTLREPRILQTGSYLEMDRETILNLELIENEKDDKGHTLFSVLNFCSTAKGKRVLKQRILFPETDPAILRSRWEKQDIIKKIPLVQLTQVLRDLGDLERILGRFRGNKPYPRDFKTILSSIETLDSLQSTLSPLGYPITKPEKLDSLKDYIESRIHTDELPVILGNGKFLKDGFDPSLDKAREAGTKGTDWILELETEEKKKTGLSTLKIKYNKIVGYFIEISRVQAEQAPKEYLKKQTLVTSERFTTSRLEEIERTILEADEIIQKVERIEFEKMVQTVLEYSSELLLVSEEFGDLDFQISLLKAEENFGWIRAELSDDSSLEMRSSRHPVVEASLPVGAKFTPNDVTLDSQENAVAILTGPNMAGKSTFMRQIALNQILFQIGASVAAEKARLPILDRLFTRIGAGDNLNAGESTFYVEMKETANILKNCTPQSLLLFDEVGRGTSTYDGMSIAWAILECLSEMHPRPKTVFATHYHELTELSRLPGVWNIHMETVEKDDKVIFLRRVKPGKAKKSFGIYVAQLAGVPDSVVKRASEILVDMESRKKEIRIQTREPSLFQDLPAPGSEGQFWQDFKKEIADLPIESMTPLEALRLLDDWKKRISARGN; from the coding sequence ATGCCAAAAGAAGCGCAAACAACGGAAAATAATACCCCGGATCTAACAGAGGCCTTGGATACTCCCATGATGCGTCAGTATCTGGAGATCAAGGCCAAGTTTCCGGATTCCATTCTATTCTTTCGGATGGGTGACTTTTACGAGATGTTCTTAGAAGACGCTAAGATCGCTTCTTCTATTCTGGACATTGCACTTACCAAGCGCCAGAACTCCGTGCCCATGTGCGGCATTCCATTTCATAGCAAGGACGGATATATCTCCAAACTTCTTTCTGCAGGAAAAAAGATAGCGGTTTGCGAACAGTCCAGACCGGAAGACGGAAATACGAAACTCATGACTAGAGATGTTGTGAGGATCATCACTCCCGGAACAGTGATCGAAGAACACTTACTCTCCGGCTTTCAGAACAATTATCTCTGTGCGATCGTTCCTAAGGCCGCTCTTATCTTCGTGGGAATGGCGGACGTTTCCACAGGAGAGGCTCTTCATTTCGCGGTTCCCATCTCCAAAACGGAGGTATTGGAAAGTGAATTAGTAAAATTTAGACCAAGCGAGATCTGCGTCTTTTCCAAGGACCTGGAAAAGATCCGTTCTTGGCAGAATTTCGGTGAGCGACCCCTTACCGTTCTAGACGAGGCCAAGCTGAATACGGATCAGGCAAAGGATCCCTTCCAGATCGTAACGAAATGTCTGGAATATTATATTAGAGAGAATTATAGGGACGGAACCCTAACACTTCGAGAACCTCGCATCTTGCAGACAGGTTCTTATTTAGAGATGGACAGAGAGACCATTCTAAATCTGGAACTGATCGAGAACGAGAAAGACGATAAGGGTCATACTCTATTCTCTGTTTTGAATTTCTGTAGTACCGCCAAAGGCAAACGAGTACTCAAACAAAGGATCCTATTTCCGGAAACCGATCCTGCGATCTTAAGATCCAGATGGGAAAAGCAAGATATTATCAAGAAGATCCCTCTTGTCCAATTAACCCAAGTGCTTCGGGACCTAGGAGATCTGGAAAGGATCCTGGGAAGATTCAGAGGGAATAAACCTTATCCGAGAGACTTCAAAACCATCCTCTCTTCTATAGAGACCTTGGATTCCCTGCAGTCTACACTTTCCCCATTAGGATATCCGATTACTAAACCAGAAAAACTGGATTCTCTAAAAGATTATATTGAAAGCAGGATCCATACGGACGAACTGCCTGTAATCCTCGGAAATGGAAAATTTTTGAAGGATGGGTTCGATCCTTCTTTGGATAAGGCAAGAGAAGCTGGCACCAAGGGAACAGATTGGATCTTGGAATTAGAAACGGAAGAGAAGAAGAAAACAGGACTCTCTACTCTCAAGATCAAATACAACAAGATCGTAGGTTATTTCATAGAGATCTCCCGAGTCCAAGCAGAACAAGCCCCTAAAGAATATCTTAAAAAACAAACCCTGGTTACTTCCGAAAGATTCACTACGAGTCGCTTAGAAGAGATCGAAAGAACCATCTTAGAAGCGGACGAGATCATCCAAAAAGTGGAACGGATCGAATTCGAGAAGATGGTCCAAACAGTTTTGGAATATTCTTCGGAACTGCTTTTGGTCTCAGAAGAATTCGGCGACCTAGACTTTCAGATCTCTCTATTGAAGGCAGAAGAGAACTTCGGCTGGATCCGAGCAGAGCTCAGCGATGATTCCTCTTTAGAAATGAGGTCTTCTCGTCATCCCGTCGTAGAAGCGAGTCTTCCGGTAGGAGCCAAGTTCACTCCCAATGATGTGACCTTGGACAGTCAGGAAAATGCAGTGGCCATCCTCACTGGACCGAATATGGCGGGTAAGTCCACGTTCATGAGACAGATCGCTTTAAACCAGATCCTTTTCCAGATCGGAGCGAGTGTAGCCGCCGAGAAAGCAAGACTTCCTATTTTGGATCGACTGTTCACAAGGATCGGTGCAGGAGATAATCTGAACGCGGGAGAATCCACCTTCTATGTGGAAATGAAAGAGACCGCGAATATACTCAAGAATTGCACTCCTCAGTCCCTTCTTCTTTTTGATGAAGTGGGAAGAGGGACATCCACATACGACGGAATGAGTATAGCCTGGGCCATCTTGGAGTGCCTTTCCGAAATGCATCCAAGGCCAAAGACAGTCTTTGCAACTCACTATCATGAATTGACGGAGCTCTCTCGCCTTCCTGGAGTATGGAATATCCATATGGAAACAGTGGAGAAGGATGATAAGGTCATTTTCCTCCGAAGAGTGAAACCGGGTAAGGCAAAGAAATCCTTCGGGATTTATGTGGCGCAGCTCGCCGGAGTTCCTGATTCTGTAGTAAAGCGCGCCTCCGAGATCCTAGTAGACATGGAATCCAGAAAGAAGGAGATCCGCATCCAAACTAGGGAACCTTCCCTTTTCCAAGATCTTCCTGCTCCGGGTTCGGAAGGTCAATTCTGGCAGGACTTTAAGAAAGAGATCGCAGATCTTCCGATCGAGTCCATGACCCCACTGGAAGCTTTACGTTTATTGGATGATTGGAAGAAGAGGATTTCTGCCAGAGGGAACTGA
- a CDS encoding phosphoribosylanthranilate isomerase, with product MSQLPKVKICGLRQVDDLKVSIEEGADLIGLNFVSSSPRLVSPKEAEILVTYLYTSVPSFLRPKIVFLFYKSSGSFIESILKNLEYDYVQYVSDDCLAPGNTSPLYQERDARIISYRVKGPVSDDSLSFLDSNLLILDSFNPAAGGGTGERFPWEYVSEVKRPYLLAGGLNPENVSEALAQTGAYGVDVASGVESSPGVKDPNLIRKFIQNAKRSANNGK from the coding sequence ATGTCCCAACTCCCGAAAGTAAAAATCTGCGGATTACGCCAAGTAGACGATCTCAAAGTTAGCATAGAAGAAGGAGCCGATCTCATCGGTCTCAACTTCGTGTCTTCCAGCCCCAGACTAGTCTCCCCGAAAGAAGCGGAAATTCTGGTAACTTACTTATATACATCGGTTCCGTCTTTTTTGCGACCTAAAATCGTATTCCTATTTTATAAATCGTCCGGTTCCTTCATAGAATCCATATTAAAAAATCTAGAGTACGATTATGTTCAATACGTTAGCGATGATTGTTTGGCGCCCGGAAATACTTCTCCATTGTACCAAGAGAGAGACGCCAGGATCATTTCTTATAGAGTAAAGGGTCCCGTAAGTGATGATTCCCTTTCTTTTTTAGATTCGAATTTATTAATACTAGATAGCTTTAATCCTGCGGCGGGAGGAGGAACCGGCGAACGCTTTCCTTGGGAATATGTAAGCGAGGTCAAACGTCCCTACTTGCTTGCAGGAGGCCTCAATCCTGAGAACGTTTCCGAGGCTCTAGCGCAGACGGGAGCGTACGGAGTTGACGTAGCAAGCGGAGTGGAATCTTCTCCTGGGGTCAAGGACCCAAATCTTATTCGGAAATTCATTCAAAATGCCAAAAGAAGCGCAAACAACGGAAAATAA
- a CDS encoding polyphenol oxidase family protein has protein sequence MITHRFFLEDKRSLRLLVLGSREISGDSTDPEYIRSKVSQATQIPGSEIFLIGQEHGTTVIEAEGTADGVPTGDALFTTQPKKILVVKTADCLPIFFWTGRPAVVGVIHSGWKGTLAGITEKTLGVVQKKYGIDLELVHFYLGPYATGKNYEVGEDVASLFRKEVPNSLKLATEPGKFLLEQKIFLTHRIKSLGVQPFLETAGVCTMNANSGYFSHRRGDTNRNLNCIWLE, from the coding sequence ATGATCACCCATCGCTTTTTTCTAGAAGATAAAAGAAGCCTCCGGCTCCTGGTTTTAGGGAGTCGAGAAATCTCAGGTGATTCCACGGATCCAGAATATATCCGATCCAAGGTCTCTCAGGCGACCCAAATCCCAGGAAGTGAGATCTTTCTCATCGGCCAGGAACATGGGACTACTGTGATCGAAGCGGAGGGGACTGCCGACGGAGTTCCTACGGGAGATGCTTTATTCACGACCCAGCCCAAAAAGATCCTAGTCGTAAAGACTGCAGATTGCCTTCCTATTTTCTTTTGGACAGGAAGACCGGCAGTGGTTGGGGTCATTCATTCCGGGTGGAAGGGGACTCTTGCCGGGATTACTGAAAAGACCTTGGGCGTCGTACAGAAAAAGTATGGGATTGATCTGGAACTCGTGCATTTCTATTTGGGACCGTATGCCACAGGAAAAAATTATGAAGTAGGGGAAGATGTTGCTTCTCTCTTTAGAAAAGAAGTCCCTAATTCTCTGAAGCTGGCGACCGAGCCCGGAAAGTTCTTATTGGAACAAAAAATATTTCTGACCCATAGGATCAAAAGTTTGGGAGTACAGCCTTTTTTGGAAACGGCGGGGGTTTGTACAATGAATGCGAATTCGGGTTACTTCAGTCATAGAAGAGGGGATACGAATCGAAACCTGAATTGCATTTGGCTGGAGTAA
- a CDS encoding acetylornithine transaminase, which produces MNDTASEFQATKELTDKYLLDLFNRYPVAFRYGVNELLFDQNNKQYIDFLCGVAVTNLGHSDPDIIEAIRTQIDKLMHTSNWFYSEEASKLAELLILNTFPGKVFLCNSGTEATEAAFKLARAYAEQKQIHDPVILSLHKSFHGRSVSGISLTGQKKLHTGFGKLLDGIEFVTANDEEELVAAFERFAGRVVAFVAEPILGESGIIPLTHGYMNLARELTLENEALLILDEIQTGFGRTGTMFAFETFGFSPDVMMLAKGLGSGFPIGALIIAEKYQSVLAKGTHGTTFGGNHLGAAIAYETIRIIQTRDVLANVNSCSEIAFSRLHQIKDKLKIVKEIRGKGLHIGVELSIPSRPVAELCLEKGLIVNATGDTVIRIMPALTISTQYLNEGLDILESVLTHFQNQ; this is translated from the coding sequence ATGAACGATACAGCTAGCGAATTCCAAGCAACCAAAGAACTTACAGACAAATACCTTTTAGATCTGTTCAATCGATATCCCGTGGCCTTCCGCTACGGAGTGAACGAATTACTATTCGATCAGAACAATAAGCAATACATCGATTTTCTATGCGGAGTTGCGGTAACCAATCTAGGTCATAGCGATCCGGATATTATTGAGGCCATCCGCACACAGATCGATAAACTCATGCATACTTCCAATTGGTTCTATTCGGAAGAAGCATCCAAACTTGCAGAACTTCTCATCCTGAATACATTTCCGGGAAAGGTATTCCTATGCAATTCCGGAACGGAGGCAACCGAGGCTGCATTCAAACTAGCAAGGGCGTATGCGGAACAAAAACAGATCCATGATCCGGTCATCCTCTCCTTGCACAAAAGCTTTCATGGAAGGTCGGTATCCGGGATCAGTTTGACCGGTCAAAAGAAATTGCATACAGGTTTCGGAAAGCTTCTAGACGGGATCGAATTCGTAACGGCAAACGACGAAGAAGAACTAGTCGCCGCATTCGAAAGATTTGCAGGAAGAGTGGTTGCATTTGTTGCGGAGCCTATCTTAGGAGAGAGCGGGATCATTCCGTTGACTCACGGCTACATGAACCTTGCAAGAGAGTTAACTCTAGAGAACGAAGCACTCCTTATTCTAGACGAGATACAAACAGGCTTCGGCAGAACAGGAACCATGTTCGCATTCGAAACATTTGGATTTTCTCCGGACGTGATGATGCTTGCGAAGGGTCTTGGGTCCGGATTTCCGATCGGAGCACTTATCATCGCCGAAAAATACCAAAGCGTTCTCGCAAAAGGAACTCATGGAACTACCTTCGGAGGAAATCATCTAGGAGCGGCAATCGCGTATGAAACCATTCGTATTATTCAGACGAGAGACGTTCTAGCGAATGTAAACTCCTGCTCCGAAATCGCATTCAGCCGTCTGCATCAGATCAAGGACAAACTAAAGATCGTAAAAGAGATCAGAGGAAAAGGACTGCATATAGGTGTGGAACTTAGCATTCCTTCTCGCCCCGTAGCCGAGCTTTGCCTAGAAAAAGGTCTGATCGTAAACGCAACTGGAGATACCGTCATTCGTATCATGCCTGCACTTACGATCTCCACTCAGTATTTAAACGAAGGACTGGATATCTTGGAATCCGTCCTAACCCATTTTCAAAACCAATAG
- the leuB gene encoding 3-isopropylmalate dehydrogenase, whose translation MKKVAVLAGDGIGPEVMKVALSVLKKALGSKVSEFQFTESFVGGIAIDKTGGPLPPETLKLCEESDAILFGSVGGPKWESLPPEKQPERGALLPLRKHFDLFANLRPAIIYPELRNASPIKGEIIGEGLDILILRELTSGIYFGQPKGREGNGAEEFAFDTMRYSRREIERAARVAFEAARKRNNKVTSIDKANVLTTSVFWKEVVIDLHKREFSDVQLSHLYVDNAAMQLIVNPKQFDVILCENMFGDILSDEASIITGSIGMLPSASLSESGFGLYEPSGGSAPDIAGKGIANPIAQILSAALMLRYSFSMEEEAVKIESAVRKVISEGKRTRDIAEKGAQILGTEEIGIEIEKVL comes from the coding sequence ATGAAAAAAGTAGCCGTATTAGCGGGAGACGGGATCGGACCGGAAGTCATGAAGGTGGCTTTATCCGTTCTTAAAAAAGCCCTCGGCTCAAAGGTCTCCGAGTTCCAATTTACGGAAAGCTTCGTAGGCGGGATCGCGATAGACAAAACAGGAGGACCGCTCCCTCCGGAAACACTCAAACTTTGCGAAGAATCGGATGCCATTCTATTCGGAAGTGTGGGAGGTCCTAAATGGGAATCCCTTCCTCCGGAAAAGCAACCCGAAAGAGGAGCCCTTCTTCCTTTAAGAAAACATTTCGATCTATTTGCGAATCTACGTCCTGCGATCATTTATCCGGAGCTTAGAAACGCTTCCCCTATCAAGGGAGAGATCATAGGAGAAGGATTAGATATTCTTATCCTGAGAGAACTAACCTCTGGGATCTATTTCGGTCAGCCAAAAGGCAGAGAGGGAAACGGCGCAGAAGAATTCGCATTCGATACCATGAGATATTCCCGCAGAGAGATAGAAAGAGCGGCAAGAGTAGCCTTCGAAGCGGCAAGAAAAAGAAACAATAAGGTCACAAGTATAGATAAGGCGAACGTATTAACCACTTCCGTTTTTTGGAAAGAAGTGGTGATCGATCTGCACAAACGTGAATTTTCCGACGTCCAATTATCCCATCTATATGTGGATAATGCTGCAATGCAATTGATCGTGAATCCGAAACAATTCGATGTGATCCTTTGTGAAAACATGTTCGGAGATATTCTTTCCGACGAAGCATCCATTATCACGGGTTCCATAGGAATGCTTCCTTCTGCGTCCCTTTCCGAATCCGGTTTCGGTCTGTATGAGCCTTCCGGCGGTTCCGCTCCCGACATCGCAGGAAAAGGGATAGCAAATCCGATCGCTCAGATCCTAAGTGCTGCGCTCATGCTACGTTATTCTTTCTCTATGGAAGAAGAAGCAGTCAAAATAGAAAGCGCAGTTAGAAAAGTGATTTCCGAAGGGAAACGGACCAGGGACATCGCCGAGAAAGGTGCTCAAATTTTGGGAACCGAAGAAATCGGAATAGAAATAGAAAAGGTTTTGTAA